In the genome of Desulfovibrio desulfuricans, one region contains:
- a CDS encoding MdtA/MuxA family multidrug efflux RND transporter periplasmic adaptor subunit, with product MSDLQLGRGIVSAPGFFSGKRRFLLPLLLVLAALLCWRLFFAGGPARKGMNMDMPPVRIAPAIAQNVPHFLNGLGTVLPSSDVLVTSRVDGQLQRLHFQEGQRVKAGDLLAEIDPRPFKASLDQARGTLAKDQAQLDNARKDLARYAKLAQGDFIAAQQFETQRALVRQYEGSVEADKAAVDSAALQLSYSRITAPTSGRLGLRNVDEGNMIKASDTSGLVRITEVSPCDVVFTLPESQVPLVVQALRAHEDDVDRQPLPVQAWDREQKTQLGVGGLLSLDNQIDLSTGTVKLKARFPNRDGALYPNQFVNARLQVRVLQNAVTVPTSAVQLGTRGAYVYVVAKNDKGQDAVTVRPITPGIATDALTVATKGIEPGELVVVDGLDRLRDGIAVKVAATTETPKAQLAE from the coding sequence ATGTCCGACTTGCAACTTGGGCGGGGCATTGTTTCTGCCCCCGGCTTTTTTTCCGGCAAGCGCCGTTTTTTACTGCCCCTGCTGCTTGTGCTCGCGGCCCTGCTGTGCTGGCGGCTGTTTTTTGCCGGCGGCCCGGCCCGCAAGGGCATGAACATGGACATGCCGCCGGTGCGCATTGCCCCCGCAATTGCCCAGAATGTACCGCATTTTCTTAACGGTCTGGGCACGGTGCTGCCCTCAAGCGACGTGCTTGTCACCAGCCGCGTGGACGGCCAGCTGCAGCGCCTGCATTTTCAGGAAGGGCAGAGAGTAAAGGCTGGCGATCTGCTGGCCGAGATCGACCCGCGCCCCTTCAAGGCCTCCCTTGATCAGGCGCGCGGCACGCTGGCCAAGGATCAGGCGCAGCTGGACAATGCCCGCAAGGATCTGGCGCGGTACGCCAAGCTTGCGCAGGGCGACTTTATCGCCGCCCAGCAGTTTGAAACGCAGCGTGCACTTGTGCGGCAGTACGAGGGCTCGGTCGAGGCCGACAAGGCAGCGGTCGACTCCGCCGCCCTGCAGCTGAGCTACAGCCGCATTACCGCGCCCACGTCGGGGCGTCTGGGGCTGCGCAATGTGGACGAGGGCAACATGATCAAGGCTTCGGACACGTCAGGTCTTGTGCGCATCACCGAGGTAAGCCCCTGCGACGTGGTTTTTACGCTGCCTGAAAGTCAGGTTCCGCTGGTGGTGCAGGCCTTGCGCGCCCACGAGGACGATGTGGATCGCCAGCCTTTGCCCGTTCAGGCCTGGGACCGCGAACAGAAAACCCAGCTGGGAGTGGGCGGGTTGCTCTCGCTGGACAACCAGATTGACCTCTCTACCGGCACGGTAAAGCTCAAGGCGCGTTTTCCCAACAGGGATGGGGCCTTGTATCCCAACCAGTTTGTCAACGCCCGTCTGCAGGTGCGCGTGCTCCAGAATGCCGTGACGGTGCCCACGTCTGCCGTGCAGCTGGGCACGCGCGGGGCTTACGTGTACGTGGTCGCCAAAAACGACAAGGGGCAGGACGCCGTAACCGTGCGTCCCATTACCCCCGGCATTGCCACCGATGCACTGACAGTTGCGACCAAGGGCATTGAGCCGGGCGAGCTTGTGGTGGTCGACGGGCTTGACCGTCTGCGCGACGGCATTGCCGTTAAAGTCGCCGCCACAACAGAAACTCCCAAAGCCCAGCTTGCGGAATAA
- a CDS encoding MdtB/MuxB family multidrug efflux RND transporter permease subunit encodes MNLSRIFILRPIATSLLMVALFLSGLLGYRYLPVAALPQIDYPTIQVQTLYPGGSPDVMASVITAPLERQFGIMPGLVQMSSLSSAGASVVTLQFDLAIALDVAEQEVQAAINAANNLLPSDLPSPPVYNKVNPADPPVITLAVTSDAMPLTRLEDLVDTRMAQKISQVPGVGLVTLSGGQRPAVRVQVNPKALANAGLTLADVRTAIAKANVNDAKGSFDGPERASTIDSNDQLTSADAYADAIIGYRDGGPLRLRDVAEVVEGAENARLAAYVAGEGTPFRPAIVLSVQRQPGANVIGVADRVLQLLPVLKQTLPGNVDVRVVTDRTTTIRATVHDVQLELLLAVGLVIWVIWLFLRNARATVIPALAVPLSLVGTLGVMHLAGYSLNNLTLMALVIATGFVVDDAIVVIENISRYLEQGQKPVQAALTGAGQIGFTIISLTISLVAVLIPLLFMGDVVGRLFREFAVTLAVTILISAVISLTLTPMLCAVMLRPGQHAQQQESGRFFTRLLAWYEEKLDWVLRHQSITLAVAVGTLVLTVLLYAGVPKGFFPVQDTGVIQGMAEAPQDTSFEAMAGRQRQLAEVILQDPAVEGVVFFVGVDGINQSMGTSRLSIELKPLEDRDARAPVIARRIMEKAVALPGMTLYLQPVQDLTIEDRISRTQYQFTVEALDRDQLDAWIPRIVNALAQRPELEMVTSDYQSPGRMAWLNINRDAAGRLGISMSTIDNALYDALGQRLISTIFTQTNQYKVVLETAPRFRLGPQSMENIYVAGGDGKPVPLTSLATLEERPVRLSIARQGQFPVATISFNVANGSSLGAAVKALNATEAELSLPAALRTQLQGAAKAFATSTDNQIWLILAAVITMYIVLGVLYESYVHPVTILSTLPSAGVGALLALIVADMDLGVVGIIGIILLIGIVKKNAIMMIDFALDAERSEGKEPLAAIRQACLLRLRPILMTTMAALLGALPLMLGWGMGAELRRPLGVTMVGGLIFSQALTLFTTPVIYLWFDRVGRRFRGGKAQSSGAGQEHSHGEESGLKVPGRETRP; translated from the coding sequence ATGAATCTTTCGCGCATATTTATTCTACGCCCCATAGCCACCTCTCTGCTCATGGTGGCGCTGTTTCTCTCCGGCCTGCTGGGGTATCGCTACCTGCCCGTGGCGGCCCTGCCGCAGATAGACTACCCGACCATTCAGGTGCAGACGCTGTATCCCGGCGGGTCGCCCGATGTGATGGCCTCGGTGATAACCGCCCCCCTTGAGCGGCAGTTTGGCATCATGCCCGGTCTGGTGCAGATGAGCTCCCTGTCCTCAGCCGGAGCCTCTGTGGTGACGTTGCAGTTTGACCTTGCCATTGCGCTGGACGTGGCCGAGCAGGAAGTGCAGGCGGCCATCAATGCCGCCAACAACCTGCTGCCGAGCGACCTGCCCTCGCCGCCCGTTTACAACAAGGTAAACCCGGCCGACCCGCCGGTCATTACCCTTGCCGTCACCAGCGATGCCATGCCGCTTACCCGGCTGGAAGACCTGGTTGATACGCGCATGGCCCAAAAAATTTCGCAGGTGCCCGGCGTGGGGCTGGTGACGCTTTCCGGCGGGCAGCGCCCGGCTGTGAGGGTGCAGGTCAACCCCAAGGCCCTGGCCAATGCGGGGCTTACCCTGGCCGACGTGCGCACGGCCATTGCCAAGGCCAACGTCAACGACGCCAAGGGGAGCTTTGACGGCCCGGAGCGGGCCAGCACCATTGACTCCAACGATCAGTTGACCTCCGCCGACGCCTATGCCGACGCCATCATCGGGTATCGGGATGGCGGCCCCCTGCGTCTGCGCGATGTGGCCGAGGTGGTCGAAGGGGCGGAAAACGCCCGCCTTGCCGCTTATGTGGCGGGCGAGGGCACGCCGTTTCGCCCGGCAATCGTGCTGTCGGTGCAGCGCCAGCCCGGTGCAAACGTTATCGGCGTGGCGGACAGGGTGCTGCAGCTTTTGCCCGTGCTCAAGCAGACGCTGCCCGGCAATGTGGACGTGCGCGTTGTTACCGACCGTACCACCACCATCCGCGCCACGGTTCACGATGTGCAGCTTGAGCTGCTGCTGGCCGTGGGGCTGGTGATCTGGGTCATCTGGCTGTTTTTGCGCAACGCCAGGGCCACGGTCATCCCCGCGCTGGCGGTTCCCCTTTCGCTGGTGGGCACGCTCGGGGTCATGCATCTGGCCGGGTATTCGCTGAACAACCTTACGCTCATGGCTCTGGTTATCGCCACAGGCTTTGTGGTGGACGACGCCATTGTGGTTATCGAAAACATCTCGCGGTACCTCGAGCAGGGGCAAAAACCCGTGCAGGCGGCCCTGACGGGCGCAGGGCAGATCGGATTTACCATTATTTCGCTGACCATTTCACTGGTAGCCGTGCTTATTCCCCTGCTTTTCATGGGAGACGTGGTGGGGCGGCTTTTCCGCGAGTTTGCGGTAACGCTGGCCGTGACCATCCTTATCTCTGCAGTAATTTCGCTCACGCTCACGCCCATGCTCTGCGCGGTTATGCTGCGCCCCGGGCAACATGCGCAGCAACAGGAAAGCGGCCGTTTTTTTACCCGCCTGCTGGCCTGGTATGAGGAAAAGCTCGACTGGGTGCTGCGCCACCAGAGTATTACCCTTGCGGTGGCAGTGGGTACGCTGGTTTTGACGGTTTTGCTGTATGCAGGCGTGCCCAAGGGATTTTTCCCCGTTCAGGATACGGGCGTCATCCAGGGCATGGCCGAAGCGCCGCAGGATACGTCGTTTGAGGCCATGGCAGGGCGGCAGCGTCAGCTGGCCGAGGTCATACTGCAAGATCCCGCTGTTGAGGGCGTGGTGTTTTTTGTGGGCGTGGACGGCATCAACCAGAGCATGGGAACCTCGCGCCTCTCCATTGAGCTGAAGCCGCTGGAAGACCGCGACGCCCGCGCTCCGGTCATTGCCCGCCGCATCATGGAAAAGGCCGTTGCCCTGCCGGGCATGACCCTGTATCTGCAGCCCGTGCAGGACCTGACCATTGAAGACCGCATTTCGCGTACCCAGTACCAGTTTACGGTTGAAGCCCTGGACAGGGACCAGCTGGATGCGTGGATTCCGCGTATTGTAAACGCCCTGGCGCAACGGCCAGAGCTTGAGATGGTGACCAGCGACTACCAGAGCCCTGGACGCATGGCCTGGCTCAACATCAACCGAGATGCCGCAGGCCGTCTTGGCATAAGCATGTCCACCATTGACAACGCCCTGTATGATGCTCTGGGCCAGCGGCTTATTTCAACCATCTTTACGCAGACCAACCAGTACAAGGTCGTGCTCGAAACGGCGCCCCGCTTCCGCCTCGGGCCGCAGTCGATGGAAAACATCTACGTGGCCGGCGGCGACGGCAAACCCGTGCCGCTCACAAGCCTGGCCACGCTTGAGGAGCGCCCCGTGCGCCTTTCCATCGCGCGTCAGGGGCAGTTTCCCGTGGCGACCATCTCCTTCAACGTGGCCAACGGCTCGTCGCTGGGCGCGGCGGTCAAGGCGCTCAACGCTACAGAGGCCGAGCTCAGCCTGCCTGCAGCCCTGCGCACCCAGTTGCAGGGCGCGGCCAAGGCCTTTGCCACCTCGACCGACAACCAGATATGGCTTATCCTGGCCGCCGTCATCACCATGTATATTGTGCTGGGAGTGCTGTACGAAAGCTACGTGCACCCGGTGACCATCCTTTCCACCCTGCCGTCGGCCGGGGTAGGGGCGCTGCTCGCGCTTATCGTGGCCGACATGGATCTGGGCGTGGTGGGCATAATCGGTATTATTCTGCTCATCGGCATTGTCAAAAAAAATGCCATCATGATGATAGATTTTGCCCTGGATGCGGAACGCAGCGAGGGCAAGGAACCGCTGGCGGCCATACGACAGGCCTGTCTGCTGCGCCTGCGGCCCATACTCATGACCACCATGGCGGCCCTGCTTGGCGCGTTGCCCCTCATGCTCGGCTGGGGCATGGGCGCGGAGCTGCGGCGGCCGCTGGGCGTCACAATGGTGGGCGGGCTTATTTTCAGCCAGGCTCTTACGCTGTTTACGACTCCGGTCATCTACCTGTGGTTTGACCGCGTCGGCAGGCGGTTCCGGGGCGGCAAGGCGCAAAGCTCCGGGGCCGGGCAGGAGCACTCCCACGGGGAAGAAAGCGGCCTGAAAGTGCCTGGCCGGGAGACTCGGCCATGA
- a CDS encoding efflux RND transporter permease subunit has product MNTDRDAAKTSAARGAEQGTQDQASSTGRGRPSLTNKLKALRESGRQHRFGPEVLPVSLSAPFIRRPVATALLTFAIALAGIVAFGLLPVAPLPQVDFPVVVVRAKLPGAGPETMAATVATPLERSLGRIAGVTEMTSTSSLSSTEIVLQFDLDRNIDGAARDVQSSINAARSNLPTMPANPTYRKVNPAGAPIMILAISSDVLTRTQLYDAASTVLAQKISQLPGVGEVIVGGGALPAVRVDVIPDALNRAGLTMSDVRAALAAANAFMPKGQVDNGGTFWLVGASDQLRKSGDYKSLIVARRADKTIRLSDVANVIDGPEDVRAMAVSDGKPSVLLIVFRSPGANIIETVDQVKEMLPQLRSWLPESADLGQRLDRSLTIRASLREVEKSLALSMALVVLVTFLFLRNGRATAIPAVAAPVSLLATFGVMYLCGYSLDNLSLMALTVSTGFVVDDAIVVLENIVRRLESGESPMRAALRGAREVGFTVVSISISLVAVFTPILFMGGLVGRLFREFSVVLTTAVLVSMVVSLTTTPMMCAMLLRPMAHGDAAAAQAAKLGAGGLAGLWWRLLARVGDFWGRLLSGMQSGYAATLPVVLRHPRLTICSLLLVIAANVWMFVVVPKGFFPQQDTGVIMGGIRTDQSASFQAMQQKLRKLIDVIKADPAVQHVSGNINSGRGGGGGVFIALKPLAERKLDAMGVIARLRGKLVAEPGMQIFLQPAQDIMMGGRGSRSQYQYTLQADNLEDLRQWGRKLQRAVAANHLFKDVDSDIEERGLETMVKVDRDALARYGLTIKDVDAALGSAFGQSQASTIYQDKNQYHVVLEYGPDWLNGADALGKVRLPGKEGLVPLLSVATIVPAFAPLSVAHQGQFAAVTISFNLAQGVSLSQAQAALAAIKAELGMPSTVVSGFQGTAKMFSDTAGNQIVLVLAALAALYIVLGMLYESLIHPLTILSTLPSAGGGALLALMVCGMEFSVIALIGVLLLCGIVKKNAIMMIDFALEAARTRNLPPDRAIYEACLLRFRPIMMTTAAAILGAVPLAMGHGDGAEIRQPLGVTIVGGLLVSQVLTLYTTPVVYLCLDRLSRRFNQWRKNRRTLRQQGDNSLAEL; this is encoded by the coding sequence ATGAACACAGATCGGGACGCCGCCAAAACTTCCGCTGCCCGCGGTGCTGAACAGGGCACGCAGGATCAGGCCAGCTCCACTGGCAGGGGACGTCCGTCGCTGACCAACAAGCTCAAGGCCCTGCGTGAATCTGGCCGCCAGCACCGCTTCGGGCCGGAGGTCTTGCCCGTCAGCCTCTCCGCCCCGTTTATACGGCGGCCTGTGGCAACGGCCCTGCTGACCTTTGCCATTGCCCTTGCTGGCATTGTGGCCTTTGGGCTGCTGCCCGTAGCCCCTTTGCCGCAGGTGGACTTTCCCGTGGTGGTGGTGCGGGCCAAGCTGCCCGGCGCGGGCCCGGAAACCATGGCCGCCACTGTGGCCACGCCGCTGGAGCGCTCGCTGGGGCGCATTGCCGGCGTTACGGAAATGACCTCAACCAGTTCCCTTTCGAGTACCGAAATAGTTTTGCAGTTTGACCTTGACCGCAACATCGACGGCGCGGCCCGGGACGTGCAGTCGTCCATCAATGCGGCGCGCTCCAACCTGCCCACCATGCCCGCCAACCCCACCTACCGCAAGGTTAACCCGGCGGGCGCGCCCATCATGATTCTGGCCATTTCCTCGGATGTGCTCACCCGCACCCAGCTGTACGACGCGGCATCCACCGTGCTGGCGCAAAAAATTTCGCAGCTGCCGGGCGTGGGCGAGGTTATTGTGGGCGGCGGCGCGCTGCCCGCCGTGCGGGTGGACGTTATACCCGACGCCCTCAACAGGGCGGGCCTGACCATGAGCGACGTGCGCGCGGCCCTTGCTGCGGCCAATGCCTTTATGCCCAAGGGGCAGGTGGACAACGGCGGAACATTTTGGCTTGTCGGCGCGAGCGACCAGCTGCGCAAGTCTGGAGACTACAAATCGCTTATTGTTGCCCGCAGGGCGGATAAAACCATACGCCTTTCGGATGTGGCCAATGTGATCGACGGACCGGAAGATGTCCGCGCCATGGCTGTTTCGGACGGTAAACCCTCGGTGCTGCTTATTGTGTTTCGTTCGCCGGGGGCCAACATCATCGAGACAGTCGACCAGGTAAAGGAAATGCTGCCGCAGCTGCGCTCGTGGCTGCCCGAAAGCGCCGACCTGGGGCAACGCCTGGACCGCTCGCTGACCATCCGGGCCTCGTTGCGCGAGGTCGAAAAAAGCCTCGCGCTTTCCATGGCGCTGGTGGTTCTGGTGACCTTTCTGTTTTTGCGCAACGGCAGGGCCACGGCCATACCGGCGGTGGCCGCGCCCGTGTCGCTGCTGGCTACGTTTGGCGTCATGTATTTGTGCGGCTACAGCCTGGACAACCTTTCGCTCATGGCCCTGACCGTTTCCACCGGCTTTGTGGTGGACGACGCCATTGTGGTGCTCGAAAACATCGTACGGCGTCTCGAATCGGGCGAAAGCCCCATGCGGGCGGCCCTGCGCGGCGCGCGCGAGGTGGGCTTTACCGTCGTATCCATTTCCATTTCGCTGGTGGCGGTGTTTACGCCCATCCTCTTTATGGGCGGGCTTGTGGGGCGTTTGTTCCGCGAATTTTCCGTGGTGCTCACCACTGCGGTGCTGGTCTCCATGGTAGTGTCGCTGACTACAACGCCCATGATGTGCGCCATGTTGTTGCGCCCCATGGCGCACGGAGACGCCGCGGCAGCGCAGGCGGCCAAACTTGGCGCGGGTGGGCTTGCGGGTTTGTGGTGGCGGCTGCTGGCCCGTGTGGGAGATTTTTGGGGCCGTCTGCTGTCGGGCATGCAAAGTGGCTATGCGGCAACCCTGCCCGTGGTGCTGCGTCATCCGCGCCTGACCATCTGCTCGTTGCTGCTGGTCATTGCCGCCAACGTGTGGATGTTCGTTGTTGTGCCAAAGGGGTTTTTTCCGCAGCAGGACACGGGCGTCATCATGGGGGGCATACGTACCGACCAGAGCGCATCGTTTCAGGCCATGCAGCAAAAACTGCGCAAGCTTATCGATGTTATCAAGGCAGACCCCGCCGTGCAGCATGTCTCGGGCAATATCAACAGCGGGCGCGGGGGTGGCGGTGGGGTTTTTATCGCTCTGAAGCCTCTGGCGGAGCGCAAGCTTGACGCCATGGGCGTTATTGCCCGTTTGCGCGGCAAACTGGTGGCAGAGCCGGGCATGCAGATTTTTTTGCAGCCGGCTCAGGACATCATGATGGGCGGGCGCGGCTCTCGCTCGCAATACCAGTACACCCTGCAGGCCGACAATCTGGAAGATCTGCGCCAGTGGGGCCGCAAACTGCAAAGGGCCGTGGCCGCCAACCACCTGTTCAAGGATGTGGACAGCGATATTGAGGAGCGCGGGCTTGAGACCATGGTCAAGGTCGACCGCGATGCCCTGGCCCGTTACGGCCTGACCATAAAGGATGTGGATGCCGCGCTGGGCAGCGCCTTTGGGCAAAGCCAGGCCTCGACCATATATCAGGATAAAAATCAGTACCATGTGGTGCTGGAGTATGGGCCGGACTGGCTGAACGGCGCTGACGCCCTTGGCAAGGTGCGCCTGCCGGGCAAGGAAGGTCTTGTGCCCCTGCTCAGCGTGGCCACCATTGTGCCTGCGTTTGCCCCCCTCTCTGTGGCGCACCAGGGGCAGTTTGCCGCTGTGACCATATCTTTCAATCTGGCGCAAGGGGTCTCGCTTTCCCAGGCGCAGGCCGCGCTGGCGGCCATAAAGGCGGAGCTGGGCATGCCGTCCACAGTAGTAAGCGGCTTTCAGGGTACGGCCAAGATGTTCAGCGACACGGCGGGCAACCAGATTGTGCTTGTGCTGGCCGCGCTGGCCGCGCTGTATATTGTGCTGGGCATGCTGTACGAAAGCCTCATCCATCCGCTGACCATCCTTTCAACCCTGCCTTCGGCGGGCGGGGGAGCCTTGCTGGCCCTGATGGTCTGCGGCATGGAGTTTAGCGTAATTGCGCTTATCGGCGTGCTGCTTTTGTGCGGCATTGTCAAAAAAAACGCGATCATGATGATAGATTTTGCCCTCGAGGCGGCGCGCACCCGCAACCTGCCCCCCGACAGGGCCATTTATGAAGCCTGCCTGCTGCGCTTCAGGCCCATCATGATGACCACCGCCGCAGCCATACTTGGCGCAGTGCCTCTGGCCATGGGGCACGGAGACGGCGCGGAAATACGCCAGCCTCTGGGCGTGACCATTGTGGGGGGGCTGTTGGTAAGCCAGGTGTTGACGTTGTACACGACCCCGGTGGTTTACCTGTGTCTCGACCGGCTGAGCCGCCGCTTTAATCAGTGGCGCAAAAATCGCCGGACGTTGCGACAGCAGGGCGACAATAGCTTAGCGGAGCTGTAA
- a CDS encoding diguanylate cyclase, which translates to MYHHTLRILLCCSDASLESSLRDSAPHPGFTHAITAAGANDLASLPALAEADIVLLDAPALEQLPAMRSAARADALFVCVDAGAAGLEERHLCLLDEVWAGSRSAALCSFYVSRLLDRVRRQKDHDLAALQLNTAIDLTTDLVWFKDVEGVHVKVNQAFCRLVGKSREVIEGRGHYFIWDLEPEEYAQGEFVCLETDEIVMNSREIGVFDEVVKTPQGMRQFKTRKAPLFNDEGGIIGTVGIAHDVTDIANVTAELDLVLQSIPYAVIILDADRRIVNFNERFRKLFGIGPSDYIIGEPRQVLRQRAIERLGFVRSGKHVKMRSAVDGHEKYIDMYENEIFDIFNNVIGMICIYRDVTRQRQVERRLRQRADTDDLTGLFNRHYFFKNIPVTLPVGAGLAYIDLDNFKYVNDKFGHYTGDKALALTAQILRKHLRNAVIARLGGDEFAAFFPNGCTEELLRSRAGDLLAAMVGAYEGHEAFRGLSASIGITLVQQPGLSREDLVRRGDVAMYEAKRFGKRRYCFYSANHE; encoded by the coding sequence ATGTATCATCACACGTTGCGGATACTGCTGTGCTGTTCTGATGCATCGCTTGAGTCCTCGCTGCGCGACTCTGCGCCGCACCCCGGTTTTACCCATGCCATAACCGCTGCTGGCGCAAATGATCTGGCGTCGCTGCCGGCGCTGGCCGAGGCCGACATTGTGCTGCTGGACGCTCCGGCTCTGGAACAGTTGCCTGCCATGCGCAGCGCTGCACGGGCAGATGCGCTGTTTGTCTGCGTGGACGCGGGCGCGGCAGGGCTGGAAGAGCGGCATCTTTGCCTGCTCGACGAGGTATGGGCCGGGAGCCGCAGCGCCGCCCTCTGCTCCTTTTATGTGTCGCGGCTGCTGGATAGGGTGCGTCGGCAAAAGGACCACGACCTTGCCGCCCTGCAACTCAATACAGCCATTGATCTCACCACTGATCTTGTGTGGTTCAAAGACGTCGAGGGCGTGCACGTCAAAGTCAATCAGGCCTTTTGCCGCCTTGTGGGCAAAAGCCGCGAGGTGATAGAAGGGCGGGGGCATTATTTTATCTGGGATCTGGAGCCGGAGGAATACGCGCAGGGCGAATTCGTATGCCTTGAGACGGACGAAATCGTCATGAATTCGCGTGAGATAGGGGTATTTGACGAGGTTGTCAAAACCCCGCAGGGCATGCGGCAGTTCAAGACACGCAAGGCTCCGTTGTTCAACGACGAAGGCGGCATTATAGGCACAGTGGGCATTGCCCATGATGTGACCGATATCGCCAACGTGACGGCAGAACTGGATCTGGTGCTGCAAAGCATACCCTACGCGGTGATAATTCTCGACGCCGACAGGCGTATCGTCAATTTTAACGAGCGGTTCAGAAAGCTTTTTGGCATCGGGCCATCAGACTATATTATTGGCGAACCTCGCCAGGTGCTTCGTCAAAGGGCCATTGAGCGTCTCGGCTTTGTCCGCAGCGGCAAGCATGTCAAAATGCGTTCTGCCGTGGATGGGCATGAAAAGTACATTGACATGTACGAGAATGAAATATTTGATATTTTTAACAATGTGATCGGCATGATCTGCATCTACCGGGACGTGACCCGGCAGCGGCAGGTTGAAAGACGCCTCAGGCAGCGGGCCGACACGGATGATCTTACGGGGCTTTTCAACCGGCACTACTTTTTTAAAAATATCCCTGTCACCCTGCCTGTGGGCGCTGGGCTTGCCTATATTGACCTCGACAATTTCAAGTACGTCAACGACAAGTTCGGCCATTACACTGGCGACAAGGCCCTGGCGCTGACGGCCCAGATTTTGCGCAAGCATCTGCGCAATGCGGTCATTGCGCGTCTGGGAGGGGATGAGTTTGCGGCCTTTTTCCCCAACGGCTGTACGGAGGAGCTTCTGCGCAGCCGGGCAGGTGATCTGCTGGCGGCCATGGTTGGAGCCTATGAGGGGCACGAGGCTTTTCGGGGCTTGTCGGCCAGCATCGGCATCACCCTGGTGCAGCAGCCGGGCCTCTCGCGCGAAGACCTGGTCAGGCGCGGCGATGTGGCCATGTACGAGGCAAAGCGCTTTGGCAAGAGACGTTACTGTTTTTACTCTGCAAATCACGAATAG